The sequence TAACCGGCTGTCGCCGCCAATGCCACTCCAACGATCATCACCGCTCCTGAGACGATCAAGCTATTGCCGAGCCAAAGCGGGAATGGTTCTTTGGTGAATAGCCGAATGTAAGATTCGAGCGTTGCGTCATCTGGGATCAACGCCAATGATTTGCTCAATAGCCGATCTCCAGGCCGTAATGAAATTGTAATCACCACCAAAATTGGGTAAATGGCGAATAATGTAAAAACAATCAAAATGAGATAAGCCCCTATTTTGCCGGCTAGGGTCAAATCGCGCGGTTTATGCATGGCAATTCTTTTTTTTCTTTAGAGGTGATAGTTTAGAATTTTATGAAAAATAAATTGTAGTATTCTAGCCAACGAATTTTGTACTTTTCATCTACCAAGATCTATTTTGGTATTCCAGCATTTCATGATGACCAATCGAATCTCTTTCCACAAGACAAGCAATCTATTTTCCTTTCAAAGAACAATTTAATAGACAGCTTCTGCCGCCTTAGTTCTTCTAATGAAGTTAAAACTGAATACCAGGAGAATAACAAAAATGATCATTGAGAAAGCCGCGGCATATCCCATTCGAAAATAGCGGAAGCCAGATTTATAAATCCAAGAGACCAGAATGTGAGTTTTGTCGGCAGGTTCTCCACCGTTACTCACCAACCAGACGATATTGAAATTGTTGAAGGTCCAGATAATCCCTAACGTAATGGCTGGGATCATGACCGGTTTGAGCAACGGAATGGTAATGTTGCGCAATTTATTCCACCAAGAGGCCCCATCGATATCAGCTGCTTCGTAGAGTTCATCTGGAATGCTCTGGAGTCCGCCGAGAGCAACGATCATCATAAATGGAAATCCAAGCCAGATATTGGTAATCACACAGGCGGCAAAAGCTCCCCATTCAGTGGTCAACCAAGGAATTTGAATACCGAAAAGTCGATCAACAATAAGACTAATGGCACCATATTCTGAATTGAACATGCCACGCCAGGTTAAGGCAGTGATGTATTGGGGCACAGCCCATGGCAAAATGAGCAGGGTGCGAAAATATGATTTGCCTTTGATGTCTTTATTTAAGATGAGCGCCAGAAATATACCGATCGTGACATGAAAGAAAACATTGATCACCGTCCATAAAATCGTTTTCCAGAAAAAATACCAAAATGTCCCCTCTTTTAGCACATTAATGTAATTGGTCAATCCGATGATGCGCCAATCGTAAAAATGTGTCAGGTTCATATTCGAAAGGGAGAGAACGATATTGTATATGAATGGATAGACCACCACCATTCCCATGACGATCAATGCTGGCATGGTATATAAATAGGCAAGACGATTGTTCTTTAATGTTCCGACTCCAGCAGCCATGCTATTCTCGATTTTCTTTAATAAGTCGCTCTGCCAATTGCTGCATAGCCGATGCGGCTTGTGCTGGTTTCATTTGCCCGGTGAAGATCGATTGGTAACTGGGCCGCATGGCGTCCCAGATCCAGCGCAACTCAGTAACTACGGGCATAAGTGTGCCAACTTCTAATTGATAAATGGAGCTCTGAATCAGCTCATTATCTGTAACAGATGGATCCAAAAATGCTTGTTTTCGCGATGGGATCGTTCCCAGTGCCCGAGTAAATTCCAGCTCAACCTCCACCGAAGTCAAAAATTTGAGCAATTCGAGGGCAATCCTCAATTTTTCGCCTTCCAAATTAATATTAACGGAATAGCCGAGCGGCGAAACCATGGGCGATGGCCAGAGATCGGTTTCGTCGATTTTGGGGATTCGAGTGATACCGATATCGATTCCATTTTCAATATAGGTTCCCCACGACCATGGGCCATTGATGATCATTGCCGCATAGCCATCTATGAATAGAGCATTCGCGACTTCATAGTCGCACTCCATCGGGATGATGCGATCTTTATTGGCCAAATCGTAGATGAGCTGCGCGGCTTGAATAGTAGCTGGTGTATTCAGCGTGGGACGATTATTCTCGTCCAAAATTTTTCCACCATACCCATGGATGAACGGAACGGCAAAGAACGGTTCGGTATAGTTCCAGGCCAGAGCATACCGATCTGGTTTACCATCGTTATTGAGGTCTTTGGTGAGGCTCTTGCCAAGCTTTCTGAGCTCCGACATTGTTTTGGGGGGATGCGGCACATATTTTTTATTATAAACCAGACATAGATGATTCCCCACCTGATCAGCAATTTGATAGAGATGGTTTTGAAACCAGGTATTAGCCGCGATCGGCTCGATGATGAAGCTATCTAAAAACGCTGGATCAAAGTATTCCTCTAATGGTTTGATGACCCTTAGCTCAACCAGCGGCCCAATGTTATCACTGGCTCCCCAGAATAGAGCAGGACCGCTTCCTCCCATTGCAGAGATAATATAATTGGTGCGGGCGGTCTCTGGTTCATAGAATAGTTGAGCGAACTTCCAGCCAGGATATTTCTTTGAGAATTCGTCCAATTTCTGCTGCAATATCTTGGTTGCCAGGGGGCGCATTGAGTGCCAGATCATAATTGTACTGTGTCGTTTCGCGCTGCAACCGAAATATCCCCCAATTACACTCAGACAGCAGAGAACCAATACCTGCTTTAATGCTTTAGCGATCACTTATCCTCAGCTTCTTGAATTGAAAAAGGGGCAATTGCCCCTTGACTTTGTTCTTAAGGTTAAATTTAAACAACGCAACAACCAAAAGCAATCATTTTTTGCATTGATGATTATTCTATTCTCACCTCTCTTGAAAGATGCTTGAACCAGAAATGATAAAGTCCAGTCGAAAGAGCGATTAGGACCAGCAAGAGCCATCCGAGGGTATCCCATCGCTGCATCACAATCATCATCATCGCCAGAAACAGCACGATCTGCCATGGAACAGCAAAAAATGTCGCGACGATATCACGCCGATTTTCGCGATCAACCTGTTGCAATGTCGCGGCTGGAATAACGTTTTTAATATACGCCCAAAATCCAAATGGCCGGGTGCGCCTATAAAAGTTTTTCAAGACCGCTTCATCAGTCGGTGGTGTTAGATATGTGCCGATCACCATCAGAACCAGCGAAATCCCGCTGGCAAAACTGAACGAGACGTATTCTGGGACATTGGGGAACGCTGCCTTTTGAACTATTGCTGCAACCATTCCACCAATCGTCCCAATAGCATATCCGTAACCGTTCAATCGCCACCAATACCAACGCGTCAATTGGGGGATGATCATGCCAGCACCGATGCTCATGGTGATCCATCCCCAGATCTCATTAATGTTTTTAATGGCCAGACTGAATATTAATCCCACAACAACGATGAAAATCGAAGCGAGGCGACTATGAAGCATCAATGCTTTCTCGGAAGCTTTCGGATTTAAATATGCCTGATAAATGTCCTTTACCCAATAAGCCGCGCCAGCATTGACCGTCGAATCAAAAGTGGACATGGCAGCTGCCATGAGACCAGCTACCAGGAGCCCTTTCATCCCGGTATGAACCATGTTGTTGATAACGACCGGAATCACTTTTTCGGGATCGTTAATGACACCAACGCTACTGCCATAAGAGACGCCCATAATCGCAATTGCCGCAATAAAGGGCCAGCGAAACGAGAGCAGGCTGGTCCAAAAAAGAGACAATAGCCCTGCCTCACGATCGCTCTTCGCCGCAAAATATCGCTGGATCATGTAGCCGCCAGTGCCCCCAGATCCCTCAATGATAACTTTGATCAAATAAAAAATAATGGCAATGCCAAAGAGGTTATAGATGGAATAGGCACAATTGGGATCAAAGTCCAATTTCCATGGCGGAATGACGCTGGTCCAGGTTTCGCGTGTGGTGGAGATTGTCTGAAAAGTATTCTCTGGGACACGCATTGGGACGGAGACGGAAAAGCTTTCTGGTAGTGGGAATCGCGTCATTGCCATGACGCAGATGTAGATAATTGTGATGAAAATGAGTAGGCTCTGAAACAGATCGGTCCAGACCACACCATAGAGGCCGCTCGCCACGGTATAGATCATGGCCAGAACGATCATCAGAGTGGCAGCCCAGAATTCTGATGATAAGCCTGCAAATGATGGAATGCCGAGAAATTCGCCAATGAATTTACCCGAGCCCACAGCGAAATATGTGATCATTGCGATGGTGACCAGGATGCTGGAAATAGCAGCGATCAGTCGAGCAATATCTCCCTCTTTGCCTTTGCCGAATCGAAAACTCATCCACTCAGCCAGGGTCATAACCTCAGCGCGGCGATTCCATTTTCCCATAAAGATCATTAAGAAAGCCATGATCAATGTGACACCGCCGCGAATTTCAATAAAAAAGCCAGCAGCACCCAGCGCAAAGATCCACGCAGTATTGATCATGGTGCCGCTGACGTCTAAATTGGACGCCATGCCTGATACGCCTAACACCCACCATGGCAATTTCCGGTTGCCCAGAAAATAAGAATCAATTCCAGCAGATGCCCGTCGCTGCAAAACTAGGCCAACCACTACCATCGCAACGAGGTATACTGCAACGATCAAATAATCCAGAAGGTGCATTACCCCTCCCTGGTTAATGGTATTTTTGCTCTTCTATTGCATTGCGCAAGAATTTGGTGTACGAAGATCGATGCTAAAAAATTTGATTAATCAAAAAACCTGAAACAGGGGCATGAGCAAAAAATCGCTAGAAAAAAACTGATCGCTGCTCCTGAGAAGTTTTTGGTTGTCCGTTCTGTAAATCAAAGACGCTCAAGTTAACATCATCTCTGGAAAAGGTTGATGCTTGAATGAGCTTGTAAATATCAATGTCGCAACTGCTGTCGATACGATTCAAATTCTTTCAGTGAGGCTTTAGCGATATCAACTCGGATGATTTGGTCGTCGATAGACCCTTGATCCCAATCTCGTATCGCCTCGAAGGCTGCTTTAGCGTCTGGCAATTCTAAGAAGGCATACCCGCGGGAGTTATTCGAAAAACGGTCG comes from candidate division KSB1 bacterium and encodes:
- a CDS encoding sugar ABC transporter permease, with amino-acid sequence MAAGVGTLKNNRLAYLYTMPALIVMGMVVVYPFIYNIVLSLSNMNLTHFYDWRIIGLTNYINVLKEGTFWYFFWKTILWTVINVFFHVTIGIFLALILNKDIKGKSYFRTLLILPWAVPQYITALTWRGMFNSEYGAISLIVDRLFGIQIPWLTTEWGAFAACVITNIWLGFPFMMIVALGGLQSIPDELYEAADIDGASWWNKLRNITIPLLKPVMIPAITLGIIWTFNNFNIVWLVSNGGEPADKTHILVSWIYKSGFRYFRMGYAAAFSMIIFVILLVFSFNFIRRTKAAEAVY
- a CDS encoding extracellular solute-binding protein — its product is MIAKALKQVLVLCCLSVIGGYFGCSAKRHSTIMIWHSMRPLATKILQQKLDEFSKKYPGWKFAQLFYEPETARTNYIISAMGGSGPALFWGASDNIGPLVELRVIKPLEEYFDPAFLDSFIIEPIAANTWFQNHLYQIADQVGNHLCLVYNKKYVPHPPKTMSELRKLGKSLTKDLNNDGKPDRYALAWNYTEPFFAVPFIHGYGGKILDENNRPTLNTPATIQAAQLIYDLANKDRIIPMECDYEVANALFIDGYAAMIINGPWSWGTYIENGIDIGITRIPKIDETDLWPSPMVSPLGYSVNINLEGEKLRIALELLKFLTSVEVELEFTRALGTIPSRKQAFLDPSVTDNELIQSSIYQLEVGTLMPVVTELRWIWDAMRPSYQSIFTGQMKPAQAASAMQQLAERLIKENRE
- a CDS encoding sodium:solute symporter, which encodes MHLLDYLIVAVYLVAMVVVGLVLQRRASAGIDSYFLGNRKLPWWVLGVSGMASNLDVSGTMINTAWIFALGAAGFFIEIRGGVTLIMAFLMIFMGKWNRRAEVMTLAEWMSFRFGKGKEGDIARLIAAISSILVTIAMITYFAVGSGKFIGEFLGIPSFAGLSSEFWAATLMIVLAMIYTVASGLYGVVWTDLFQSLLIFITIIYICVMAMTRFPLPESFSVSVPMRVPENTFQTISTTRETWTSVIPPWKLDFDPNCAYSIYNLFGIAIIFYLIKVIIEGSGGTGGYMIQRYFAAKSDREAGLLSLFWTSLLSFRWPFIAAIAIMGVSYGSSVGVINDPEKVIPVVINNMVHTGMKGLLVAGLMAAAMSTFDSTVNAGAAYWVKDIYQAYLNPKASEKALMLHSRLASIFIVVVGLIFSLAIKNINEIWGWITMSIGAGMIIPQLTRWYWWRLNGYGYAIGTIGGMVAAIVQKAAFPNVPEYVSFSFASGISLVLMVIGTYLTPPTDEAVLKNFYRRTRPFGFWAYIKNVIPAATLQQVDRENRRDIVATFFAVPWQIVLFLAMMMIVMQRWDTLGWLLLVLIALSTGLYHFWFKHLSREVRIE
- a CDS encoding RNA-binding protein, with translation MRIYVGNLPKDTEEDDLIEMFSEYGSVKNIKIIRDRFSNNSRGYAFLELPDAKAAFEAIRDWDQGSIDDQIIRVDIAKASLKEFESYRQQLRH